Proteins from one Faecalibacterium sp. I3-3-33 genomic window:
- a CDS encoding ABC transporter ATP-binding protein translates to MSILQTIDLKKYYGTEPNITRALDGVNFSVNDGEFVAVVGTSGSGKSTLLHMMGGLDTPTSGNVIVRDKELSKMNDEQLTIFRRRNIGFIFQNYNLVPILNVYENIVLPVELDGDTVDQKFLDEIVHLLGLEDKLKNMPNNLSGGQQQRVAIARALITKPAIVLADEPTGNLDSKTSAEVLGLIKRTSAEFRQTVVMITHNNDIARLADRIVRIEDGKIVE, encoded by the coding sequence ATGAGCATTTTACAGACTATCGACCTGAAAAAGTATTACGGCACAGAGCCGAACATCACCCGCGCCCTTGACGGCGTGAACTTCTCCGTAAATGACGGCGAGTTTGTGGCCGTTGTGGGAACCTCCGGCAGCGGCAAGTCTACCCTGCTTCACATGATGGGCGGGCTGGACACCCCTACTTCCGGCAATGTGATTGTCCGGGACAAAGAGCTGTCGAAAATGAACGACGAACAGCTTACCATCTTCCGCCGCCGCAACATCGGTTTTATCTTCCAGAACTATAACCTTGTTCCCATTCTGAATGTGTATGAGAACATTGTCCTGCCGGTGGAGCTGGACGGGGACACGGTGGATCAGAAGTTTTTGGACGAGATCGTTCACCTGCTGGGACTGGAAGATAAACTGAAAAATATGCCGAACAATCTTTCCGGCGGACAGCAGCAGCGTGTGGCGATTGCCCGCGCCCTGATTACCAAACCGGCTATTGTGCTGGCCGACGAGCCGACTGGCAACCTTGACAGCAAGACCAGCGCCGAGGTGCTGGGGCTTATCAAGCGTACCAGTGCGGAGTTCCGGCAAACTGTTGTGATGATTACCCACAACAACGACATTGCCCGCCTTGCAGATCGGATTGTCCGCATTGAGGATGGCAAGATTGTGGAATAA
- a CDS encoding ABC transporter permease, with amino-acid sequence MTWPFENDTSAITKKLAKKSLQSEKRRNLMVVIAVALAAFLICFTGIVATSLTQMQRNQVVDTYEAVWLGVEENDIETLKGLPEFERVGGYYMLGEELSEQGYHASYVYNDAEMMEIGRDQMKLLEGNLPQKANEVVVSEYFLSTYGNNAKIGDSVTLDTESFHGDYVVTGIMDSVNEKEANTCAIILSKAALTEWKGFDPAGYRAYVHFKNSDQLGEELITSYCREIAEEYQLPNPSMNNKYFAYASKSFDFLPIVGVIVIVLIGGYIVIQSIFRISINDKIRSYGQLRTIGATPKQIKRIVKREGRKLGSIGILVGTVLGVCCGFLLFSKGFNAVSYVVMVSLTLISSWIMVSISIRKPVKIAAGISPIEAVRFTPVQKDIRSRKKNIKLNPVSMGIANFKRDRKKTISIIASLSLGGIILLVVSSIVLLRSPEALARQEFPDGDYKVYLDSKLSEQEVMAAGNPLNEELKQEILSIDGVTDVIAKRQSLHINYNVNGIEYGGMCDILTDQNYSKVEASLIEGTMPTDTHSILIDSATSNREHIGVGETAELISGKSTIPVTISGVFNNNLDNGHGTHHFDGVLEFAPEALFHELHPEITSFDYSWSIVSDPQKADHVRDELKNIISAHTDIALDDINTVIEYEKNINSFVFGSMEVLSWLVFLFGVINLINTTLSNQMSRKQENSVLRSIGLTQKQLCKMNICEGLCYAFFATLATLIVGLPASIFACSKFSVGAFAGKVVPYKFPVLEMGLFILVLFGMELILSVWTVRRQKKQSLIEQMRAME; translated from the coding sequence ATGACATGGCCTTTTGAAAATGATACCAGCGCCATTACAAAGAAGCTGGCAAAGAAAAGTTTGCAAAGCGAGAAGCGCCGGAATCTGATGGTAGTGATCGCCGTTGCGCTGGCGGCATTTCTGATCTGCTTTACGGGAATTGTAGCTACTTCCCTGACACAAATGCAGCGCAATCAGGTTGTCGATACTTATGAGGCGGTCTGGCTGGGCGTAGAGGAAAACGACATTGAAACCCTGAAAGGACTGCCGGAGTTTGAGCGCGTAGGCGGCTACTATATGCTCGGTGAGGAACTTTCGGAACAGGGCTATCATGCCTCTTATGTATATAATGACGCAGAAATGATGGAGATTGGGCGCGACCAAATGAAGCTATTGGAGGGGAATCTGCCCCAAAAAGCAAATGAAGTTGTCGTAAGCGAATACTTTCTCTCCACCTATGGAAACAATGCCAAGATCGGGGACAGTGTGACCTTAGATACCGAGAGTTTTCATGGTGATTATGTCGTTACCGGCATTATGGACAGCGTAAATGAAAAAGAAGCGAATACCTGCGCTATCATTCTTTCCAAAGCTGCCCTGACAGAATGGAAAGGGTTTGATCCGGCTGGGTATCGCGCCTATGTCCATTTCAAAAACAGCGACCAGTTGGGCGAGGAACTGATAACCTCTTATTGCAGGGAGATTGCAGAGGAATATCAGCTTCCTAATCCCAGCATGAACAACAAGTATTTTGCTTATGCTTCTAAATCCTTTGATTTTTTACCGATTGTTGGTGTGATTGTTATTGTTCTGATCGGCGGCTATATTGTGATTCAGAGTATCTTCCGTATCTCCATCAATGACAAAATCAGGAGCTACGGACAGCTTCGGACGATTGGTGCAACGCCAAAGCAAATCAAGCGGATTGTAAAGCGGGAGGGACGCAAACTCGGCAGTATCGGAATTTTGGTTGGTACAGTGCTGGGCGTATGCTGCGGTTTTCTTCTGTTTTCCAAGGGATTTAACGCTGTTTCCTATGTCGTTATGGTTTCCCTGACACTCATAAGCAGTTGGATCATGGTGTCTATTTCCATCCGTAAGCCGGTGAAAATCGCGGCAGGGATTTCCCCCATTGAAGCCGTCCGTTTTACCCCGGTGCAAAAGGACATCCGCAGCCGGAAAAAGAATATCAAGCTCAATCCTGTTTCAATGGGAATTGCGAATTTTAAGCGTGACCGCAAAAAGACAATCTCTATTATAGCGTCTTTGAGTTTGGGCGGAATTATCCTGCTTGTGGTATCCTCCATTGTTTTGCTGCGCTCCCCAGAGGCGCTTGCAAGACAAGAGTTCCCGGATGGTGACTATAAGGTTTATCTGGATTCAAAGTTGTCAGAACAAGAAGTCATGGCAGCAGGAAATCCACTGAATGAGGAACTCAAACAGGAAATTTTGTCTATTGACGGTGTAACCGATGTGATTGCAAAAAGGCAAAGCCTTCATATAAATTATAACGTCAACGGAATTGAATATGGTGGTATGTGTGATATACTGACTGATCAAAATTATTCTAAGGTTGAAGCTTCATTGATAGAGGGCACTATGCCGACGGATACACACAGCATCCTAATTGATTCGGCAACAAGTAACCGTGAACATATAGGTGTCGGAGAAACAGCTGAACTTATCTCCGGGAAATCAACCATTCCGGTTACTATATCCGGGGTGTTTAACAATAATCTGGATAATGGACATGGAACACATCACTTTGACGGTGTATTGGAATTTGCACCGGAAGCATTGTTCCATGAACTGCACCCGGAAATCACCTCTTTCGATTATTCATGGAGCATTGTAAGTGATCCCCAAAAAGCGGATCATGTGAGGGATGAATTAAAAAATATTATATCCGCTCATACGGATATTGCATTAGATGATATTAACACTGTAATTGAGTATGAAAAAAATATAAATTCTTTTGTATTTGGCAGTATGGAGGTACTTTCATGGCTGGTATTCCTCTTTGGCGTTATCAACCTAATTAACACGACCCTCTCTAATCAAATGTCCAGAAAACAGGAAAACAGTGTTTTGCGTTCCATCGGACTGACCCAAAAGCAGCTATGTAAAATGAATATCTGCGAGGGGCTGTGCTATGCATTCTTTGCAACATTGGCGACGCTGATCGTTGGGCTTCCGGCTTCCATCTTTGCTTGCAGCAAATTTAGTGTAGGAGCTTTTGCCGGAAAAGTAGTGCCTTACAAATTCCCGGTTTTGGAAATGGGTCTGTTCATTCTGGTATTGTTCGGAATGGAGCTGATTTTGTCTGTATGGACAGTCCGCAGACAGAAAAAACAATCTCTGATTGAACAAATGCGGGCGATGGAATGA
- a CDS encoding DUF6076 domain-containing protein, protein MENQFIRHEPCFERILFVLTLDRKKMKERILIGEEQQIRFRLNGSQNAEVLCDMTRPLGTFLINFERDTDRDWNLYGLSPLRQALHSNRWKQPELEQAASEFLWEKYLSNDPLKMYVAFRIWNSYLLAREPRDRNAACDRFMDKMSRLTGVFQNETMSFDRETGKPKQFQAGSLYFKGAPSEDTRLDLWFPDNRRTEECVSAYASLYPLITYYLNRLNDWGLCFRRCKVCGKYFLAKSQRYELCSDKCRKAQALQNKREFDERSRENNYDLLYKNECQNWRNKINRVKNTAGFPADRLEKIQASFSDFKKEALQRKKAVKTGTASPKEFTDWLYQQSNVIVELTEI, encoded by the coding sequence ATGGAGAATCAGTTTATACGGCATGAGCCATGTTTTGAGAGGATTTTGTTTGTCCTGACGCTGGACAGGAAGAAAATGAAAGAGCGGATTTTGATTGGGGAAGAACAGCAGATCCGCTTCCGTCTGAACGGGAGCCAAAACGCAGAGGTGCTTTGTGATATGACACGCCCACTGGGAACTTTTTTGATAAACTTTGAGCGTGACACGGACAGAGACTGGAACTTATACGGGCTTTCTCCGCTGCGGCAAGCTCTCCACTCCAACCGATGGAAACAGCCGGAGCTGGAGCAGGCGGCAAGCGAATTTCTTTGGGAGAAATATCTTAGCAACGACCCTCTGAAAATGTATGTGGCGTTCCGTATCTGGAACAGCTATCTGCTTGCCAGAGAACCCCGTGACCGTAACGCTGCCTGTGACCGCTTCATGGATAAAATGAGCAGACTGACCGGGGTATTCCAAAACGAAACCATGAGCTTTGACAGGGAGACAGGAAAACCGAAACAATTTCAAGCTGGCAGCCTTTATTTCAAAGGCGCACCGTCAGAAGATACCCGGCTTGACCTCTGGTTCCCGGACAACCGGCGCACAGAAGAATGTGTGTCTGCCTATGCGTCCCTCTACCCGTTGATTACCTATTATCTGAACAGGCTGAATGACTGGGGGCTTTGCTTCCGGCGGTGCAAGGTCTGTGGAAAATATTTTCTGGCAAAGAGCCAGCGGTATGAGCTGTGCAGCGACAAGTGCCGAAAAGCACAGGCGCTTCAAAACAAGCGGGAATTTGACGAGAGGTCAAGAGAAAATAACTATGACCTGCTTTATAAAAATGAATGCCAGAACTGGCGCAACAAAATAAACCGGGTAAAAAATACCGCAGGCTTTCCGGCTGACCGTCTGGAAAAAATACAGGCTTCCTTTTCCGACTTTAAGAAAGAAGCCTTACAGAGAAAAAAGGCTGTAAAAACAGGAACGGCCAGCCCGAAAGAATTTACGGACTGGCTGTATCAGCAGAGTAATGTAATTGTTGAGCTGACCGAGATATGA
- a CDS encoding helix-turn-helix domain-containing protein gives MNDKKRLNSYEDLPLVLDVADIQRIMGISRASAYELVHTPGFPAFRRGRLIKVSKIAFFEWMAKGSETVPGSDK, from the coding sequence ATGAACGATAAAAAGAGATTGAACAGCTACGAGGATTTACCGCTGGTTCTGGATGTGGCGGACATTCAGCGGATTATGGGAATTTCAAGAGCGAGCGCCTATGAGCTGGTACACACACCCGGCTTTCCAGCGTTCCGCAGGGGCAGACTTATCAAGGTCAGCAAAATTGCTTTCTTTGAATGGATGGCAAAAGGCTCCGAAACCGTACCGGGAAGCGACAAATAA
- a CDS encoding DUF3847 domain-containing protein yields the protein MEKSLEQLKQEYEKTTVLLEQEKRKMQRLKNRQAYLESGSRKQRTHRLITRGAAIESIAPQTKELSEAEFYSLMESILNLPQAEHFIRSATENHARISGQEKGGD from the coding sequence ATGGAAAAATCTTTGGAACAGTTGAAGCAGGAATATGAAAAAACCACTGTCCTGCTGGAACAGGAAAAACGGAAAATGCAGCGTTTGAAAAACCGGCAGGCGTATCTGGAAAGCGGTTCCCGGAAACAGAGGACGCACCGGCTGATTACCCGTGGGGCAGCTATTGAGAGCATTGCACCACAGACAAAGGAGCTATCCGAAGCGGAATTTTATTCCCTCATGGAAAGCATTTTGAATCTGCCGCAGGCGGAGCATTTCATCCGGTCTGCCACAGAGAACCACGCCCGTATTTCCGGGCAGGAGAAAGGCGGTGACTAA
- the mobQ gene encoding MobQ family relaxase → MALYHFSIAQIKRSAGQSAIASAAYRAGERLYSSYYGEVSDYTKKGGVIASEIMLPPHAPEIYLDRATLWNAVENCEKHPKAQLAYSFDIAMQNELTLEENMELARKFVQEQFVTKGMIADLAFHSPEKEDGGIPNPHFHVMTTMRPLNPDGTWGQKQRREYLLDEDGNRIRDKNGDYMFNAVHTTDWHEPETLEHWREQWAAAVNTKFEEKGLDVRIDHRSYVRQGLDLIPTVHEGANVRQMEAKGIRTEKGELNRWIKATNRLMQDVRKKIKALFVWMAEVKEELSKPQTPSLADLLIAYYNQRNAGAWSNKARTGNLKQFAEAVNYLTENKLLTLEDLQERLSSVSEEFEALSGSMKKKSARIKELQELIREGENYQRLKPIHTELNNIKFKKQREKFETSHDAELRLFYAARRILKEKLDGKPIALKAWKQEYAQLKTEYAELSPQHKPLREEVIRLRQVQNAVDTALRRREQPQEVQRKKHEMEL, encoded by the coding sequence ATAGCACTTTATCATTTTTCAATCGCACAGATCAAGCGCAGCGCCGGTCAGAGCGCCATTGCCAGCGCAGCCTATCGAGCCGGGGAGCGTCTTTACAGCAGCTACTATGGAGAAGTCAGCGACTACACCAAAAAGGGCGGCGTGATCGCTTCGGAAATCATGCTGCCGCCCCATGCGCCGGAAATATATCTTGACCGGGCGACCCTCTGGAATGCTGTGGAGAACTGCGAGAAACATCCAAAAGCACAGCTTGCCTATTCCTTTGATATTGCCATGCAGAATGAATTGACGCTGGAAGAAAACATGGAGCTGGCGAGGAAGTTCGTACAGGAGCAGTTTGTGACAAAAGGCATGATTGCCGACCTTGCTTTTCACAGCCCGGAGAAAGAGGACGGCGGCATCCCTAACCCGCATTTTCATGTGATGACAACCATGCGCCCTTTGAACCCGGATGGCACATGGGGACAAAAACAGCGTCGGGAATATCTTCTTGATGAAGATGGAAACCGAATCCGGGATAAAAACGGCGATTATATGTTTAACGCTGTCCATACAACAGACTGGCATGAGCCGGAAACGCTGGAACACTGGCGGGAGCAGTGGGCGGCTGCCGTTAATACAAAATTTGAGGAAAAAGGGCTGGATGTGCGTATCGACCACCGTTCCTATGTGCGGCAGGGGCTTGACCTGATACCTACTGTCCACGAGGGAGCTAATGTCCGGCAGATGGAAGCAAAGGGCATCCGCACCGAGAAAGGGGAACTGAACCGCTGGATTAAAGCCACCAACCGGCTCATGCAGGATGTGAGGAAGAAGATCAAAGCCCTGTTTGTCTGGATGGCAGAGGTAAAAGAAGAACTTTCCAAACCCCAGACACCGAGCCTTGCCGACCTGCTGATCGCTTATTACAACCAGCGCAACGCAGGGGCATGGAGCAATAAAGCCAGAACCGGAAACTTAAAGCAGTTTGCCGAAGCCGTCAATTATCTGACGGAAAACAAGCTGCTCACATTAGAGGATTTGCAGGAGCGTCTTTCCTCTGTCAGTGAAGAATTTGAAGCATTAAGCGGCTCCATGAAAAAGAAATCTGCCCGGATAAAGGAATTGCAGGAATTGATACGGGAGGGCGAGAATTACCAGCGGCTAAAACCTATTCATACGGAATTGAACAATATCAAGTTTAAGAAACAGAGGGAGAAATTTGAAACATCCCACGATGCGGAGTTACGGCTGTTTTATGCCGCCCGCCGTATTCTGAAAGAAAAACTGGACGGAAAACCCATTGCCCTGAAAGCATGGAAACAGGAATACGCACAGTTAAAAACAGAGTATGCCGAACTGTCTCCGCAGCACAAGCCGCTCCGGGAGGAAGTCATACGGCTGCGGCAGGTGCAGAACGCCGTAGATACCGCACTGCGCCGGAGGGAGCAGCCACAGGAAGTACAGAGAAAGAAACACGAGATGGAATTATGA
- a CDS encoding CHC2 zinc finger domain-containing protein — MNVFEAVKQSVTTRQAASFYGIRVGRNGMVCCPFHNDRTPSMKVDSRFYCFGCGASGDVIDFSALLHGLGKREAAVRLAEDFGVSYEKSGNAPPDRKRHNRSQPRQKSAEQRFQETERYCFRVLCDYLRLLEHWKTAYAPQPQDAIWHPLFVEALQRISYTEYLLDILLYGEIEEKAALIAAQGKEVLRLEQRISEIAAGNAGSGQKDDGHNGTGADTSRNPGDIRGDAERRREEQHPKLPDGVPA, encoded by the coding sequence TTGAATGTATTTGAAGCGGTGAAACAGTCTGTTACCACCCGGCAGGCTGCTTCATTCTATGGAATCCGGGTGGGGAGAAACGGCATGGTCTGCTGTCCATTCCACAATGACCGCACGCCCAGCATGAAAGTGGACAGCCGCTTTTACTGCTTCGGCTGCGGGGCTTCCGGGGATGTGATCGACTTTTCCGCTTTGCTGCATGGATTGGGGAAACGGGAAGCTGCGGTCAGGCTTGCGGAGGACTTCGGCGTTTCCTATGAGAAATCCGGCAATGCGCCGCCAGATAGGAAGCGTCACAACAGGTCACAGCCCCGACAAAAATCAGCGGAGCAGAGATTTCAGGAAACGGAACGGTATTGTTTCCGGGTGCTATGCGATTATCTGCGCCTGTTGGAGCATTGGAAAACAGCATACGCCCCACAGCCGCAGGATGCCATCTGGCATCCTCTTTTTGTGGAAGCGTTGCAGAGGATAAGCTACACAGAATACCTTTTGGATATTTTGTTATACGGAGAAATAGAAGAAAAAGCGGCGTTGATCGCCGCACAGGGAAAGGAGGTGCTGCGGCTTGAACAGCGAATTTCAGAGATTGCCGCTGGAAACGCAGGAAGCGGTCAAAAAGACGATGGACACAATGGAACCGGCGCAGACACCAGCAGAAATCCGGGAGACATTAGAGGGGACGCAGAAAGGCGGCGTGAAGAACAGCATCCGAAACTGCCTGACGGTGTTCCAGCGTGA
- a CDS encoding virulence-associated E family protein, translating into MDTMEPAQTPAEIRETLEGTQKGGVKNSIRNCLTVFQRDPLFRGALRLNLLTEQIDIVKPLGWERTSTTLTDMDMNYLLLYLEENYGLTSEKKVQSAIKIVANENRYHPVRDYLNSLQWDGTERIRYALHHFLGADTDEYTYEALKLFLIGAIRRVFRPGSKFEVMLCLVGGQGAGKSTFFRLLAGRDEWFSDDLKKLDDENVYRKLQGHWIIEMSEMIATANAKSIEEIKSFLSRQKETYKVPYETHPADRLRQCVFGGTTNRQDFLPRDRTGNRRFLPVTVYPERAEVHILDDEAAARAYIEQMWAEAMTVYRSGKYKLSFSMEMNRYLNAHQQDFMQEDTQAGMIYAYLEDYTGDRVCSKQLYEEALGNLNSPADWETRAICEIMNTGIAGGIIQGWVAYKSPKRYKKYGSQKGWERVNQAPPEGDGFQEITEEEARQMELPF; encoded by the coding sequence ATGGACACAATGGAACCGGCGCAGACACCAGCAGAAATCCGGGAGACATTAGAGGGGACGCAGAAAGGCGGCGTGAAGAACAGCATCCGAAACTGCCTGACGGTGTTCCAGCGTGACCCGCTGTTTCGTGGGGCGCTGCGCCTGAACCTTTTGACGGAGCAGATTGACATTGTGAAGCCGCTGGGCTGGGAGCGCACCAGTACCACGCTGACCGACATGGACATGAACTACCTGCTTTTGTATCTGGAAGAAAATTACGGGCTTACCAGCGAGAAAAAGGTGCAGAGCGCCATCAAGATTGTTGCCAATGAAAACCGCTACCATCCGGTCAGGGATTACCTGAACAGCCTGCAATGGGACGGCACAGAGCGCATCCGTTACGCCCTGCATCACTTTCTGGGAGCCGATACGGACGAATACACCTATGAAGCCTTGAAACTGTTCCTGATAGGAGCCATCCGGCGGGTATTCAGACCGGGGAGCAAGTTTGAGGTCATGCTCTGTCTGGTTGGTGGTCAGGGAGCCGGGAAATCTACCTTTTTCCGGCTGCTGGCAGGTAGGGACGAATGGTTTTCAGACGATTTGAAGAAGCTGGACGATGAAAATGTGTACCGCAAGCTGCAAGGGCATTGGATTATCGAGATGTCGGAGATGATTGCCACAGCCAACGCCAAGAGTATTGAGGAAATCAAGTCATTCTTAAGCCGCCAGAAAGAAACCTACAAAGTGCCGTATGAGACACACCCGGCAGACCGGCTGCGGCAATGTGTATTTGGAGGGACGACCAACCGGCAGGACTTTTTGCCCCGTGACCGCACCGGCAACCGGCGCTTTCTCCCCGTGACGGTGTACCCGGAACGGGCGGAGGTTCACATACTGGACGATGAAGCGGCGGCGAGGGCGTATATCGAACAGATGTGGGCGGAAGCCATGACGGTTTATCGCAGTGGGAAGTATAAGCTGTCATTCAGCATGGAAATGAACCGATACCTGAACGCCCACCAGCAGGACTTTATGCAGGAAGACACACAGGCCGGCATGATCTACGCCTATTTGGAGGACTACACCGGCGACAGGGTATGTTCCAAGCAGCTTTATGAGGAAGCGCTGGGGAACTTAAATTCCCCGGCAGACTGGGAGACACGGGCAATCTGCGAGATTATGAATACCGGCATTGCGGGCGGCATCATACAGGGCTGGGTAGCCTACAAAAGCCCGAAGCGGTATAAGAAATACGGTTCTCAAAAAGGCTGGGAGCGTGTCAACCAAGCTCCGCCGGAGGGGGACGGTTTTCAGGAAATCACGGAAGAAGAAGCCCGGCAAATGGAACTTCCATTCTGA
- a CDS encoding recombinase family protein, producing the protein MIYLYQRVLYKRGLFLLEGGFLTVKQPYNTTIYNTALYLRLSRDDELQGESGSIQTQRMMLRQYAAEHGLTVVDEYIDDGWSGTNFERPSFQRMIDDIEDGKINCVVTKDLSRLGRNYILTGQYTEIYFPSKGVRYIAINDNVDTINGESELAPFLNILNEMHARQTSKKVKAAMHTRFANGAHYGAYAPLGYVKDPDKKGHLLIDPETRWIVEKIFDLAVHGRGAASITRILVEEKVPTPGWLNYERYGTFANIYAGAPAEKAYAWTIAQVKSILKEETYIGHSIHNKQSNISFKNKKKVRKPQEEWYRVENTHEAIISEEVFQKVQELIASRRRKRRNGTTQIFAGLIKCADCGWSLAYGENKQNKNPYGYYHCSKNGQGLRQCSMHYIRYDVLYAYVLARLQYWSMLAQKDEDKLLKRLLNASDRERNSAKKKQAAELKKAEKRKAEVDGLFAKMYEDWSAGRITEYNFNMLSEKYQNEQKELETKIRQLHETMEAAVQTAADAEKWIALMKQYVNPVELTAELLNTLIEKITVHEAVKGEDGSREQEVEIYYRFIGKID; encoded by the coding sequence ATGATATACTTGTACCAGCGAGTATTGTATAAGCGTGGGTTGTTTCTTTTAGAAGGAGGATTTTTAACCGTGAAACAACCATACAATACAACGATTTATAACACTGCACTATATTTGAGATTGAGCCGTGACGATGAATTACAGGGGGAAAGCGGCAGTATCCAGACCCAGCGCATGATGCTTAGACAGTATGCCGCAGAGCATGGGCTGACCGTTGTAGACGAGTACATTGACGACGGATGGAGTGGGACAAATTTCGAGCGTCCAAGTTTCCAAAGGATGATTGATGACATCGAAGACGGGAAAATCAACTGCGTTGTCACAAAGGACTTATCCCGTCTGGGAAGAAACTATATCCTGACCGGTCAGTACACGGAAATCTATTTCCCCAGCAAGGGAGTACGCTACATTGCCATCAATGACAATGTGGACACCATCAACGGAGAAAGCGAGCTTGCACCGTTCTTAAACATCCTGAATGAAATGCACGCCCGACAGACCAGCAAAAAGGTCAAGGCTGCCATGCACACAAGATTTGCCAATGGCGCACACTATGGAGCCTATGCACCGCTGGGCTATGTAAAAGACCCGGACAAAAAAGGTCATCTTCTGATCGACCCGGAAACACGCTGGATTGTAGAGAAGATTTTTGACCTTGCTGTACACGGGCGTGGAGCCGCCAGCATTACACGGATTCTGGTGGAGGAAAAAGTACCTACCCCCGGCTGGCTGAACTATGAAAGATACGGGACTTTCGCCAATATCTACGCCGGTGCGCCCGCAGAAAAAGCCTATGCGTGGACGATAGCACAGGTCAAGAGCATTTTGAAAGAGGAAACCTACATCGGTCACAGCATTCACAACAAGCAGAGCAACATTTCATTCAAGAACAAGAAAAAGGTGCGGAAGCCGCAGGAAGAATGGTATCGTGTGGAAAATACCCACGAAGCCATCATTTCTGAAGAAGTGTTCCAAAAAGTTCAGGAGCTGATTGCAAGCAGACGCAGGAAACGCAGAAACGGTACGACACAGATTTTCGCAGGATTGATAAAATGTGCAGACTGCGGATGGTCTTTAGCCTATGGGGAAAACAAGCAGAATAAGAACCCATACGGGTACTACCATTGCAGCAAGAACGGGCAGGGATTACGCCAGTGTTCCATGCACTATATCCGCTATGATGTACTGTATGCCTATGTGCTTGCAAGACTGCAATACTGGTCTATGCTGGCACAGAAAGACGAGGACAAGCTGCTGAAACGCCTGCTCAATGCCAGCGACAGGGAAAGAAACTCTGCGAAGAAAAAGCAGGCTGCGGAGCTGAAAAAGGCAGAGAAGCGTAAAGCCGAGGTTGACGGGCTGTTTGCTAAAATGTATGAGGACTGGTCTGCCGGACGCATAACCGAGTATAACTTCAATATGCTGTCCGAGAAGTACCAGAACGAGCAAAAGGAGCTTGAAACAAAAATAAGACAGCTTCACGAAACGATGGAAGCCGCCGTACAGACCGCAGCGGATGCTGAAAAGTGGATTGCCCTGATGAAACAGTATGTCAACCCTGTGGAGCTGACCGCCGAACTTCTGAACACTCTAATTGAAAAAATAACCGTCCACGAAGCTGTCAAGGGCGAGGACGGAAGCCGTGAGCAGGAAGTAGAAATCTACTACCGCTTCATCGGCAAAATCGACTGA
- a CDS encoding DUF4130 domain-containing protein: MLLHEGRSTRLLELAAPLELPPPSAQEQQFQALWTQFYKTLEIKARHNEKGRMTHCPKRFWGDMVEMQGEL; the protein is encoded by the coding sequence GTGCTGCTGCACGAGGGGCGCAGCACCCGGCTGCTGGAGTTGGCAGCGCCCTTGGAGCTGCCGCCGCCCAGTGCACAGGAGCAACAATTTCAGGCGCTGTGGACGCAGTTCTACAAGACGCTGGAAATCAAAGCGCGCCACAACGAAAAAGGCCGCATGACCCATTGCCCCAAGCGGTTTTGGGGCGATATGGTGGAGATGCAGGGGGAGTTGTAA